A window of the Isosphaera pallida ATCC 43644 genome harbors these coding sequences:
- a CDS encoding SDR family NAD(P)-dependent oxidoreductase produces MRSEPGSPPRDRQADECPLAVVTGASAGIGRELARQLATERGHRVAAVARRAERLNQLAKECPEGMIIPIVGDLADASFREAMWNRVAAIQGGVSVLINNAGLGFYSEFERQDPAEIDRIWQVNVVALFDLTQRAMAHMKVRKAGQIIQISSVLGFIGVPYSAVYTASKHTVNGLVKCLRYELRGTGVKVWAACPARTQSEFHEVAARGQRHAPRGEPTDRIARAILRGLDRRRPPAFLLPSWSAWAVVQAAHWLPGPFEWVMSRIAQPKFGREYLGRS; encoded by the coding sequence ATGCGCAGTGAGCCGGGTTCACCACCACGGGACCGGCAAGCCGACGAGTGCCCTTTGGCAGTGGTGACGGGGGCCTCGGCCGGCATTGGTCGAGAATTGGCGCGGCAGTTGGCGACCGAGCGCGGCCATCGCGTGGCGGCAGTGGCTCGTCGCGCCGAACGTCTCAACCAGCTGGCCAAGGAGTGTCCCGAAGGCATGATCATCCCTATTGTCGGCGATCTTGCGGACGCCTCGTTTCGTGAAGCGATGTGGAACCGTGTGGCAGCGATACAGGGCGGAGTGTCGGTCCTCATTAACAACGCCGGACTGGGTTTCTATTCGGAGTTCGAGCGGCAGGATCCTGCCGAGATCGACCGGATTTGGCAGGTCAACGTGGTGGCGCTGTTTGATCTTACTCAGCGAGCGATGGCTCATATGAAGGTGCGTAAAGCAGGACAGATCATTCAGATTTCTTCGGTGTTGGGATTCATAGGTGTGCCGTATTCGGCGGTGTACACTGCGAGCAAGCACACGGTCAATGGTTTAGTCAAGTGTTTGCGCTATGAATTGCGGGGCACTGGCGTGAAGGTCTGGGCCGCCTGCCCGGCACGGACTCAAAGCGAGTTCCACGAGGTAGCCGCCCGGGGACAACGCCACGCCCCTCGCGGCGAACCGACTGACCGCATCGCCCGCGCGATCCTCAGAGGGTTGGATCGCCGTCGTCCTCCGGCCTTTCTGTTGCCCAGCTGGAGCGCCTGGGCTGTGGTTCAGGCGGCTCATTGGCTGCCGGGACCGTTCGAGTGGGTCATGAGCCGGATTGCTCAACCGAAGTTCGGTCGGGAATATCTAGGACGATCGTGA